DNA sequence from the Salvelinus sp. IW2-2015 linkage group LG37, ASM291031v2, whole genome shotgun sequence genome:
GTCCTCTAGTCTGATTGGTCAGGTCATGGAAGCAGTGCATGGAGTGACCAATGAGGAGGTTCGGAACGCACTTCACTGCAATGAATGGAACCCTATAAGGGCCCAGCAACAACTCAAGGTTAGACAGAATTACTCTAATTCATACTTAATACATATATTATTTCCATGTACTTCAAAATGTATTCTCCATCGACCAACCTAGTTTACTAAGAATGCAAAAATTATGTAATATTAAATGTGATGCACCAaccttgtgctctctctctctctcattccctccttccttctcagaTGGAGCAGCTGCACTCTCTGAGCCTGTGTTCTCGTGACGACTGCCTAAGGATCCTGTCCCGCTATCAGTGGGATCTACAGCTGGCCAGCCGCTACCTGTTCAGAATGGTACGGGGGGAgaggactggaggaggaggagaaagggagaggagggacggagagagagaggcaccccCTGCTGCCATGGAGAGACGAGGAGTATGAGAGGTGCGGGGATGGAGGGATACTGGAAACAGAGGACAATAAAGAGTTACGAAATTGAAGAGGGACTGAGGAGCTATTTGAGGAATTTAAGAGATGGGATGGTTGATTAAAAAGGAATGGAATATATATGAAGTGAACCATAAAGACATTACAGTCCTCCAAAATACGATTTTTATCCCTTTTTACAGTTCTGTTTAGTCTTTTTTAATGACGTGACAGACAGCCACGTCCTCTCTGTTCTCAAAAGTAGTTGTGTATCATGATGAATTTGTAAAtacagtgccttacaaaagtattcagaccccttggacttcttcacattttattgtgttataaagtgggattcaaattgattgaattgtaatttgtcaaatttacacaaaatactctgtcaaagagGAACAAAGATTCtaacattttaaaaactaaaatatagtAATTGCattaagtattcagctccctgactcaatacatgttagaaaaacCTATTGGCATCACTTACAtctgtgagtcttcttggataagtctataagagcttcaTATACCcagattgtgcaatatttgcgcattattatttaaaaaattcttcaagctctgtcaagatgttggtgatcatggctagacagcaatatTGAAGTATTGacgccgatttaagtcaaaactgtaacttggccactcatgtacattcactgtcttcttggtaagcagctccagtgtagatttggccttgtgttttaggttattatcctgctgaaaagtgaattcctCTCATagtctctggtgtaaagcagactgaagcaacttttcctctaggattttgcctgtgcttagctccatcctgttTTTTATTCCTGAAGAAATCCCCAATATTTGCTAAAGGGAAGCTTACCcacaccatgatgcagccaccaccatgcttgtaaataaggaggcagttgtgatgttgttggatttgccccaaacataagacttTGCATTTcagccaaaaagtgtattcctttcctatgttttttttgcagtgttacttcagtgccttgttgcattcAAGCTGCGTGTTTTGGGAATATTTTAATTTTGTataattgtattattgtattattttaacTACAATAGTGTCGctaccatcacagccattgaactctgtagccaATGGCTCAATGGTAACacagcagtttcattcctgtcctgcagctcagttcaggaTGACAATTTacgtgtctgggtggtttaatacataatccacagcataataaTTAACTTGACCATGATTAAAGAgctattcaatgtctgatttgttattgttacccccTTTCACTATCCTTTGATTCTTTCGAAAagctttgtagttgaatctgtacttgaaattcaatacttgactttaCAGATGTgtgtatgggggacagagaaaGAGTTAGTAATAAAACAAATCCatgtaacttatgtgatttgttaagccaaatttcctcctgaactaatttaggctttccTAAACAAAGAGGCTGAATACAGATGCAACAACTGTATTTTAGTTATGAATATTTgatttatctttaaaaaatatatatataattttacttcctcatttaagagcattttgtgtagattgttgacaaagaaATGACAactaaatccatttgaatccaaCTTTACCCCAATAAAATGAagaaattcaaggggtctgaacacttttgcaaggcactgtgttGTATTAGCATTGATTATATTTGTTGAATAAATTGTTGATACAAATTGTGCATGAGCTAGTGATGTGTACATATGCCCCTCAATTTAAACCCAGTCAAGAGAGCTGGGATGTTGTAAGAATCAAAAGATGATCTACAGAGTGATGTAATTTCCTTTCAGAGGAAGTGTTTGTCAATTCTCTGCTTTGACTTCCTTTACCGCGTTAGTTGAGGAAGGTGAATTGTGAGCTTCTCGTTACGCTGTCTATAACTACAGCTTTACAGGAGCTGGTCACATAGGGCTGGAGAATCCACATTACTAGGGAGGGACATGAGCTTATTTTAACCTGTACCTCAGCATGCTTCCAgcaggggggggggttaatgagAGCACCTCTCCCTTAGTGGGACAGGCCTTTTTCTTTCTACTACAGGGCTTAGTTACATTTCAGGCCCTCCTGGCACATTGCCACTACCATTTTAGGAATGGTTAAGAGTTATGGAATGAGACTAGGGGCCATAATGTAATTGACTTGGAAAAAGGTGgatggagactggagagagacgaAAAGCCTGTGGTGATCGGATCACAGACCTAAGACTCAATTCAATCCGTAACACTAATGCAGTAACATTGgctttaaatgtatttatgtatgtagaTCTCCAGCGATACGGATTGAGTCGAGATCCGAGTGTAAAATACAGGTCGCGCAGAACGAAAAGGTACAAAACTGCTTTATTTACCACAACTGTTTGACtcagggctggattcaatctgtaGTGCCGAAGATATGCATGGTTGAAATTCAAAAAGTCATtttcgattgagccgacataagcAGAGTTTACTGCAAATGCAGAAACCTtgcatttaaatttcaatcagCTTTAACGCTGAACTTCAGCAATACTGATTGAATGCAGACCCTTAAAGCCTAATACAAATTTAACAAACCTTTCCCTAAACAGTGCAAAGAGTCATCATACTCACCCCATGAACAAAATGACActatttaacaccaaggaaacaTTTTACCATGAAATTGGCCCCAACTCTTCACTGTGTCCCTTAAGTCTGGTAAGCACATTCCTTCatgatgtgggagtgccctgcagtGATATATTCTTCTGggacaaagtaaaaaaataacatttgaagtGCATGAACGTAAATATTCAATGCTTCGCATCAATTATGTTACTTGATGATGATAGCTCCTTGTATCTGACCATCACTGCTGCAAAAATAAATGTCACCTCACTCCCAATTCCCCAGTGGATACAGTTACTATTAGAAGTAGTAACATTAAAATGATCGACAGCGTGAATGAATGGTGCTTGTCAAGGAACAATTGAGGCCTGGAAaaatatacactaagtgtacaaaacattaggtccaccttcctaatattaagttacaccccattttgccctcagaacagtctcaatttgtcagagcatggactctacaagcattccacagggatgctgactccaatgctgcccacagttgtgtaaagttagCCTATGGGtggcggaccattcttgatacacaagggaaactgatGATCGTGAATACGccaacagcattgcagttcttgacacaaaccggtttgcctggcacctactaccataccccattcaaaggcacttaatcttttttcttgcccattcaccctctgaatggcacaaatacacaatgtctcaaggcttaaaaatcttaaccctgtctcctccctttcctctacactgattgaagtggattttacagGTGACAACAGTAAGTAATCATCATTTTCACCTACtgtagattcacctggtcagtctcatggaaagagcaatcTGTCATAATGTGTACATTTGCTTTACAAAAGACATGTTGATGCAAAATATAatcattacacacaaacacagaaaatacCAAAATAAAGAATCTAGAATGTAATACTTCAACTGAAGCTGTATGGTATGATAAAATGCTTGCCATGGCAGTGACTaaaaagaaaaaactgaaataaagtaTTAAGAACATGTAAAGTTTCCATACTGTTCTGAACCCCAAATGCACATAGATAACCAAGAAATCAATTTGAGTTGAAAGTGCTCAGTCCTTCTCGAAGAACATGAAATCCTGTGAAGCAGAAAAGAGAGAAATGTCAACTAAATTTCCTCCAACAACTGATCATCTTATCAGCATAGTAATAGGCTTTACACGTCAAGTTctgtgattacatttttttttttaaagacaaattTACTTACAATGAGGAAGCAGGCACCCATGAGCACAGCCTTCATCTTGACGTCCAGATCCATGGGGAACTGGATGCCAAAGTTGTCCGTGTAGGTGAAGACCTCCTTTATCAGGCCACCCCACTGCTTACTGATGCGGCCGATGGGCTTGCCTCCATCTTTCCCCGTCAGCTACGAGGGGGCAGCAAAACACATGGGTCAGATACAAAGATTTGTCCACTGCACCTCATCACATCCCTACTTCTGAAAGGATTGGATGAGTGTGTAGACAAAAGGGTAACTTATCCAATCTTTTCTGGTCTAAAAGAAAAGTCAAAGATAAGGTTTGTTCTAGTTAAATAGGACTATTATGAACTGATTTCACCGAAAGAAAGCCCAAACTGTATGACCCTTCACCTCAAAATTGACATCCCCGCAGCAGTTGCAGGCAAAGCAGGGTCCTTCCAGCTTCATTACGGTCTCCTTGCTGGCCCCCTTGATGGAGAACTTGGGCACGCAGGGGTTCCAGTCCTGGGACACATAGCCTATGGTGGTGCCAGGCGGGGCTTGGACCTCGAGCTGAGGGACACACAATTTGAAAGGTATTTGACCATGTTTAAAATCAGGCTTCGGGCTGTACACCGTGGCTTTAAATAGCATGTGCTTGGGTTACTGCAGAGCTCGCTTCCGCAGGTAATATGGCACTAATTTGATGAGTGCATTGATGTCTGATATTGGCGTAGTAATCACTATTATGACTGAGGTAATATGCTTCAAATGGTAACTGTGGGGCTATGTCTCCATAGACACTGAACTAATGTGTGAAAACGCAGTCATAAGGGACCTTAGGAATGTACTATACTTCACGGCTCCACCAGTACCCGAATACCAGAGACCCTATCCGGGACCCGAGCAGGTCCAGATCCAGAGttctaaataatgtcacaggTCAGAATGTACTGTAGTTAGCCTGCCAGAAAATGTGATTCACTAGAGACAGAGCTGAAAGGTGAAGAGATGGCACCAGATCAAGACGGTCTGGGAGAGGGTTTGGACTGACAAAAGGACCATTCAGCGTCATTCATGGATCTTTACAAAGCAGACACTAAGGATTTGGTAGGACAGTCCAAAATGGCTTTGAGTCCAACAGTTTCTTTTTAGCATTAGCATCGTTAACTTGTAATACATAGTGTTGTATAGCAATGCTAACCTGAGGATAAATAAACCAATTGCATTTTAGGTGACCTGTCCCTTTACTCCTAACACATCAAGACTCAATATGATGATTTTATGCATTTTCTTTCCTGGTTTGTGTCCTGTTTACATAGTCAAATATTTGTCTCAGGGTTCAGCACCCCATCGTACCTCTTGCAGGCAGCAGGGGCAACAGCAAGAGGCACAGCGGAAGGGTCGTATGAAGCGGATGACCTCGCGGTCCGTGTTGTCCTTGATCTTCATGTCGAAGCTACGCAGGGCGCCGCAGCAGTTGCGCGTGCAGCAGTCGTTTTTCTCCTTGGCCTTGTAGATCTTCTGACCCAGGCTGTTCTTGATCTCGTACTGGTTGTTGGTCTCAAAGCCAGTGAACACTGAGGAGAGGGGaacggagggaggagaaggaagagggaatGGTGGGAGGACAAACGCAGGAACGTAAACAGGAAAACAGTAGTTTGGCGGTGGTCACTTACTCCTCATGATCTATCAATTTTTACAATGCCTTTACTTCGGTTCTCTGTACTCAGATAAGACTAGCAAGCTCACCTTCCAGCAACTCCACTTTTTGGTGTATAAGGATCTGGTCAATCTGAAATGTAGAACAGAGTATGagatacagtgtacaaaacattaggaacatccttcatgacagactgaccaggtgaatctaggggaaagctatgatcccttattgtcacctgttaaatccactataaatcagtgtagatgaaggggaggacacaggttaaaggacttataagccttgagacatggattgtgtatttgacctttatttaacccagaagacgctgggccaattattcGCCGCCCTAAaagactcccaatcactgccagttgtgatacatcccgggactgaaccagggtctgcagtaatgcctctggcactgagatgctgtgccactCAGAAGTCCctgagtgtatgtgtgccatgcagAGGGATGTTTGTGAAATCAGTGTATTTGACAGCCTGTTGTGATACTCTTCCCAAGCAAACCTACCTGTGTTAGGTACTCCAGACCAGGTGGAACTCCAACAGGCACAACTGCTGCAGGGGCTGGGGAGATGGCTGCAGGAGGGCCCGGGTTAGGTGCACCGTATTCAGGCCCAGGCATGGGACCACCATAGCCTGGGCCCATTTGAGGTACCCCATATTCAGGCATGGGCACAGGCTGGTACATCACAGGCTGGCCTGGGTGGGGTTGTTTGTGGTTGTAGCCCATATGGAAGCCAACCAGTGGGGGAGCATGGTTAGGGTCACCATACCCACCATGAGGAACAGGGTAGGGGGTCGTGGAGTAACTTCCAGGACCCTGGTGAGGGGATGGGTAACCTGAGGAAAGTCAGATTCATATTGATAATATATTTAGATTGATAAAAAGCTAAACGTGAATATGGAGTTATGGATGCAAAAGTGGGGAGCGTGAACTGGTGTTATTAAAGCTCATGCATTAGAGATTCTGCATTAAGGAAATTATTGTATGGCATTAACAAAAGTGGGCCGTATTGTTGGACACCAATGGACTCCCCACACCGTACCACTCATTTAATGGAAACTGCAAGGAACAAAAGTAATTTTCCACATTATCTAAGCTTACAGCAACGTAGTCAGCCTTTTACACAGCAAGCTTTTTCTTATCTCCAATACATAGGAATAATTACACAAATCCTATGGGGAAAATACCCAGGGGGAGTTTCATTACGGTGCAACAGGGACATTTGTGATGTTGTCAAGAATCTGCAGTTGTCCTGCTCAGAATCTAATTCCAGTCAAAGCATTTTGACCACTGCTTACTATTCTTATCAGGTAGTGGCTGGATGGAAAATCATGACTAAAAACATACAAAATGGGTACTTTAAAGATTAATATTTTGAATAAATGGTGAAAAATGACATTTCATTATCTAGACGACTCCATATTTAAAAACACTATAAAGGAGTATAATTACAAGATGTCTAtcatatacacatttcacagatcttACAGGAgggcatgtataggtctaaaaagggaCTAAAATTGCCACGTATCATGATtctcaaaaatggtttgtgatacaaatatAAAAACTATGTCAatcatccttcctcccaatgaagtttctatgtgaaacttgccagaacaatctgagactcCAAAAGTATTTCCAGGCTACGCTGGCATGGAATCACCCAGATGTGAGCAAAGCAACCCACTATGAAATGTGGCCCTATCTCCCCACCCCTTTCCACATTCCTACCTCTAAGGAAGGAAAACAAAAAAGTTGACTAGCTTGCTTTTTACTGAAAATTTGCCCCTGGATTACAGACACCTAGACCAAGAGTGGGGAGATTGAGACCAGCTGATGTTTGCACTTTTCCTTTTTGTAAACCACTGAATGTAAAAATATTGTTTTGGAAGTAAAGAACATTTTTACATCGTATTTAAATGTAAGAacatgtaaataagaatgttctgaactgacttacctagttaaataattgggtgatggacatccaccaTTTCGTATATGTTACGAATAACAATTCGTAttgtatgttacgaatttgtaaaaatgtacgaTAATGTAACGAATTCTCAGAACGCCAGCAAAAAACGCCTAAATTGACATGCTGTTTATGAGTCAATTTGACTAcctttggattataattggattttaaggctcgTACGAGTGTCCTGCTTAAGATAATGTCTAATtgtcgcaaatcaactgcatCATACTAAAAAACACTAACCAGTACAATGGCTTTTTGGATAGCCTTTGCTACAGCCTGTCAATGTacattagcattctagctaacaaccgCTACATCCgaaatagttattttgcaaagacCAACCAACTATTTTACGCGTATGAGATCCCAAAACAGTTATTTTGTTTAAGTAATACAAAACGTAATTCTAGACTAGGTTGAATGGGAGCAGATGGCGATGACTTTCTTTCTACAGCCAAAAGTTGAGCTTCTGTGTGTAACGTCAGTCATGTACTGAAAAGTGGCCTATGAACACAGTTATCCTGCAAAGATGCAATTTAtgagaaaaaacaaacagcaaCACCAGTATAATATGATAACTAAATTAGATATGTAGAACATATTTACCTGGGGCTGACATGACTTAGTGGACAAGCAGTGGATAGCAGGCGGACTTGCtcgtaacgatgtgcgctgaaaGTCGGGAAGCAATTCAGGGAGTGAGTGGGTGATTTAATAAAAACCAAGAAcgcagacatgaaacagaaacaaagaagcctggggaaggaaccaaatggAGTGacatagggcaggtaatcaaggaagtgatgaGTCCAGGTATCTGACGATGCGCtggtgcgtgtaacgatggtgacaggtgtgcgccataacgagcagcctgatgCGCGAGAACCTGTCGCCGGCTGGGATGCAGGAACCtgacaggcaggggagcctggcgatccggttgAGACATAAGAGCCTGACGATCCGGTGAAGGCATGAAAGCccggcgagccggctgaggcaggggagcctgtcGATCCGGGCTGAGGAATGAGAGCCTGTAGCAGCTCCCAGACCCAACGTCATTCCCACCTAACCCCAAAAAACACTCCATGATGCTTCCCTTATGTGAGGCGTCATTCTGTAaggatgtgcgctgagagtcgggaagcaagttcagggagtgtgatttaataaaataatcagaccataatacaaaacaagaccGCACAGAAATGAAATAGAAACAATGAcatctggggaaggaaccaaagggagtgacaaatATAGGacaggtaatcaaggaagtgatggagtccaggtgagtctgacgacacgcaggtgcgcgtaacgacggtgacaggtgtgcgccataacgagcagcctggtgacctagaggccggagaggggcACACGTGACACTTGTCCACTCCGGTAGACACTATGGAGGAAAAAGaaaactatggcaagaccaaTTTCAGCACTCTGagtcaaacacatcaaaatatataaaCATGTGCCCGTTATGGCGCCACtgatatgaatgttcttgcatatgttgagtcttgacagtgtttgcagCATGTGTACCAAATATGAATATTCTTGACTGATTCATATGCATTTATGTTCCAGAACACGCCCACATtaatgtttattggtcaatagCGGCAATGTTGCACTGGTGTGGAAAATATTGCGTTGATAGACCGTTGTACTGTATATCAAGTTTCATGCAGATCGGTCATTCGGTTCTAAAAGAGTAGCATTTTAattgtttttcacaaaattctaaatCGAGGAAAATACATCATGGAGGACCTTATGGATCCAAAGGAAAATGTGTTCCTTTTGAAGAGAGGGACCGATGTATCACCTTTCATAACTCTAGGTAAAACAGTGTGAGTTGCGTGAACTTTCAAAGTTTGCATTTTCCGTCTCTTGTTATAGCGCCACTatctggccaatcagtgtaatttgtAAATGCCTGATCTCAATGCATCATTCACCCGAGTTTCgtcaaaatcgggccagtgctgtctgagatacaAACGTACGAATGAACGTACGGGGACAGAGACAGATTCACATGCCCCTCCCCgatttcatcgtgggggacaaTGATGGGTTGGTGGGTTAGGGATAtaaaaacagagcagagagagcagggttGTTGTGAATGAGAGGGATAATGACACTAAAACATGTCCACCAGTCCAGACAAACCATTCACAATAAGACGCTATAAAAACAAACTTTGTCCTTTCATATTCTCCAACATAAgatctaaaacatgcatccatagagccccacagtggagttgTCATAATACCCAGAAAACccagtggtcaaacagggaaatggttccaatcgtttttccaccattcattttttctaaaatcccctatgggagaaatgaatggtggaaaaaccgttggaaccatttccctgtttgaccgctaggttctatgggtattatgactcatttTGTGGTACTCTATGCATAAGTGCAATTAGCCACTCAATGTTCTAAAAGCATGTGATTATGCAACTTGTTTGATACACAGTACAATACACCCAATAAGCAAATAAGTCTTTTAGTTTCTTCCAATAGGGTCTGGCTCCAGAAGGTACCTTCTCACACCACAGACACTGTGAGATGAGACAAGATGTCAAttggtgacagagagaggacgcTGTGTTACTGCCACCAACAGCACAGGTGTTGAAATTACATTTAGAATCAGAAGTTAGGCACTAACAAgtgtttgctagctagcattttACTAGCTTGCGTGTAGGACGTTCACCCATAAAATTAATTCATTCAAGgattatacaaatatgtccattCAATAGAGAATTGCGTGAAACATtacataatatatacagttgaagtcggaagtttacatacacttaggttggagtcattaaaactcgtttttcaaccactccacaaatttcttgttaacaaactatagttttggtaagtcggttaggacatctactttgtgcatgacacaagtaatttttccaacaattgtttttacagacagattatttcacttataattcactgtatcacaattccagtgggtcagaagtttacatacactaagttgactgtgcctttaaaagcttggaaaattccagaaaattatgtcatggctttagaagcttctgataggcaaatttacataatttgaatcaattggaggtgtacatgtggatgtatttcaaggcctaccttcaacctcagggcctctttgcttgacatcatgggaaaatccaaagaaatcagccaagacctccacaagtctggctgatccttggcagcaatttccaaacacctgaaggtaccacgttcatctgtacaaacaatagtacgcaagtataaacaccatgggaccatgcagccgtcataccactcaggaaggagacgcgttctgtctcctagagatgaatgtactttggtggcgaaaagtgcaaatcaatcccagaacaacagcaaaggaccttgtgaagatgctggaggaaacaggtacaaaagtatctatatccacagtaaaacgagtcctatatcgacataacctgaaaggccactcagcaaggaagagccattgctccaaaaccaccataaaaaagccagacaatggtttgcaactgcacatggggacaaagattggactttttggagaaatgtcctctggtctgatgaaacaaaaatagaactgtttggccataatgaccattgttatgtttggaggaaaaagggggaggcttgcaagccgaagaacaacatcacaaccgtgaagcacgggggtggcagcatcatgttgtggggtgctttgctgcaggagggactggtgcacttcacaaaatagatggcatcatgaggaaacaaaatgatgtggatatattgaagcaacatctcaagacatcagtcaggaagttaaagcttggtcgcaaatgggtcttccaaatggacaatgaccccaagcatacttccaaagttgtggcaaaatgtcttaaggacaacaaagtcaaggtattggaagtggccgtcacaaagccctgacctcaatcctatagaaaaattgtgggcagaactgaaaaagcttgtacgagtaaggaggcctacaaaacctgactcagttacaccagctctgtcaggaggtatgggccaaaattcacccaacttattgtgggaagcttgtggaaggctacctgaaacgtttgacccaagttaaacaatttaaaggcaatgctaccaa
Encoded proteins:
- the LOC111960080 gene encoding phospholipid scramblase 2-like, with product MSAPGYPSPHQGPGSYSTTPYPVPHGGYGDPNHAPPLVGFHMGYNHKQPHPGQPVMYQPVPMPEYGVPQMGPGYGGPMPGPEYGAPNPGPPAAISPAPAAVVPVGVPPGLEYLTQIDQILIHQKVELLEVFTGFETNNQYEIKNSLGQKIYKAKEKNDCCTRNCCGALRSFDMKIKDNTDREVIRFIRPFRCASCCCPCCLQELEVQAPPGTTIGYVSQDWNPCVPKFSIKGASKETVMKLEGPCFACNCCGDVNFELTGKDGGKPIGRISKQWGGLIKEVFTYTDNFGIQFPMDLDVKMKAVLMGACFLIDFMFFEKD